The Methanocella sp. genomic interval GCTTCCGTTCAAAAGACAGCGGGCGTATTTATAAGTGACTCGTTTGATTTACGAAGCTATATAAATCAACGATTAAAATATATATTGTAGCTCTATGACGAAGATCATGGTCGTCGACGACGAGCCCGACCTGCTCGAAGTGGTAAAGCTCATCCTGGAGAGCGACGGCTACCAGGTGGTCACGGCGAACAGCGGGCAGGAGGCGCTCGACCGGATCGAGAAGGAGCTGCCCGATCTGGTGTTACTGGACATCATCATGCCGAAGATGGACGGCTGGGAAGTGTTCTCCCGCATCAAGAGCAACCCGAAGACCCACGAGATCCCGGTCAT includes:
- a CDS encoding response regulator transcription factor, whose protein sequence is MTKIMVVDDEPDLLEVVKLILESDGYQVVTANSGQEALDRIEKELPDLVLLDIIMPKMDGWEVFSRIKSNPKTHEIPVIMLTAKDQRIDKLIGLHVVRVDDYITKPFGRAELLERIKRVLQEKRPVSLP